The sequence below is a genomic window from Silene latifolia isolate original U9 population chromosome 7, ASM4854445v1, whole genome shotgun sequence.
CTCAAGTCCTTAGCAACACTTTTCTAAAGAACTGAAAATTTTAAGGCGCTGTCATAGTGGAGGTAAAGTACTCTCTTTTTATAAGATGCATTTCGCATCCTtgaatgacaattgacaaacagCAACTCGAGGCTGTTTCTGTGCACTAGGCGATTGACTAGTATAATCCTTTAGACTCTTAGCATTAAGTTCATTAATTTTTGGTCTATGTTTCCACTAAATCTTTGTACCTCCGACTATCATTACAGCTCCTAGTCTCAATGTAAGATGCATTTTTTTTTCCTTATAACGCGATATGGCTAATGGATTTGCAAGTTAGATCATTACTTTTTAATGTCATGCAGCCATGGATTTCCCTCAACTATCACAGCCCAGCTACTGACCTTGCACAAACATATCTGAGGAAAATGGTGACAAAAGAGAGCAGCACGTTGCAGTTTTCTATGAATCCGTACTCCTTTTGTCTATATTCCTTATTTTGttgattttatttgttaatttatttttatattggTTAACTCAAGCTTTGTGTAGGTATGATTACTTGAATTCCTTGTGTCCTGGAGCAGTGGTCAACAAGACGGAATCAAACGGAATATCAAGAAGGTATAAACATTTCACCTTGGAATGCCACTGCTAATTGCAAAATACTCACATATTAGATTCCTTACTTTTTCCTACTTTATGATTAAAATGCTCAAACGTGCTGCCATGTTTAGGATTTACATTATATGTAATTGAGTTTAATTCATGTGTTCATGTATATTTTGATTTATATAGATCTCTGCTCCCCCTGCCATTAGAGGAACGACTGAAGAAATTGATTCTCGAGGTATGCTCTAGTCCTTACCTCGGAACTTTCCATTTTTTGGTTAACTGCTACGCTGAAAAGAAATAGTTGTCACTTTGGTATTTTGCTCTGTACTAGTATAGTTGTGTATATAGCTTCTGATCTTTTTCCACCTTCATGTTGAGGAACAAAATTAATTGCGATTTTTTTGAATATGTGCTGCTTTAGTTCATTTCATCTTGAAAGAATGTGAATTTTGTGCTCATTGCTTTTGTTCATTAGAATGGCTGCACTTGCAATTGTTTATTGCATGATCTTAATTCTcagttttcctttttctttttcgggTGAGTTTGGGAGGAGACCAACATTCGTTGCGGCAGTTTCGGGAAAGTGGCAAACATGATTAATTAATCTACCATGCGTAGGATTTACCAGGGCATTGTTGATTTCAAAAAATATGCCTAGGCTTTAAATAGACTACGATGAAGTCTTTTTTTATATCCTAATAATGTAAATTTGAGGCTTTTTAGGTTGCGCGTCTTTCCCTTCACCTTTGTCATGTGGTCTAATTCCTGAAGGGCTCGTTCGATCGTTCCCTCTTGCACTTAGGCATCATGGAGCCAAAgattcattactctttggttatggattataatggaataaatcaaaatggctcactaaagtggctgcgcttctttcctttgtgaagtagcggtccttcgATGTAGTTTTCggcgcaattttcatcttgggtcattcggaaacagcctctttgtgttgctaacacaagggtaaggctgcgtacatccgacccccccttaccccgcaatttgcgggagccattgaggcactggggtaatgttgttgttgttgttgttgttgttgctgtttaaAAATCAACCAAACTCTCGGTTAAGATCATTTAGCCCGAATATTGTCATTTGGGTTGTTCTTTTTTCTTGGATGGCTAAACTTCTCTTGTATAGTAGTTAGAAAATCATGCATGCAATGGTGCACGTATATGAGAGGCTCCGTTGTGGGAGAATACAGTTATTCTCTTTATGATGCAAGGAACTTTACAAGAATTGGAGAAGGTTTTTACCGAAAGCATCTTACGAGGTGGGAGTCAATCTGAGACCATAATAGAAAAGAAAGATGTGTGTGTGTGGGCGGGGGTCTTTGACAATCACAGAGGGTGAATCATTTATTCTCGTAGGAATGTTATATTTGTTGAGTTTGATTGGCATAGATACtggttttgattttgatattGGCCTTGGCCTACAGATACCTTCCTTTATCGATCAGTAAACCTTTTACACCCAGAATAATTTCTGCTTTTTCTGCATGATTTTTTTTCCAAGGCTGGTGCAGTGTGTACTGTTGACCTTTTTGTGTAATATTAAGTATCCCTTGTGGCCTTATCACGGAATGATTACTTGTTTTCTTTTTTGCGTTTGATATGATGGTGCTACATATGTTAATTGAAAATTTCTCATACTTGATTTCTAAACTTGCTTTCTTACATACTATAATTCTGTAAGACCTTGTTTGGATGGAATAATTTGGAAGGAAAGGAAGGGACAGGAAAAAGGACGTATTCAAATCCTTTGTTTGGTTAACAAATAAGGTAGGAGGAAATGGATGGATCCATTCCATTTTCCCACCCTCAAGTCAAATTAAAATCCCTCCAACATTGGAAAGATATGAAGGGAAATTGTATTCATGTTCCAAACACACCTCATCCATTCGCCCTCTCATTCTCTTCCACCCTTTCCCTCCCCTCACTTTCCCTCCCAAAATTttatccaaacaaggcctaagTTTATTTTGTCAAGACTGTTAACTATTGAGCACTGACATTTCAACTACTTAGGGACCTCATGTTCAACGGTTTAACGTCATCAAGCATGTTGCCCCTGATGTTTCTGCTGAAGATGTTCTAAAAATTGTTCAACAACATGCTAATTTAGTGCAAGGAGTATGGGTTTCAAAAAGTCATGACCGATGTAATACCGGACTTGAAAAATTGTGTAGAGATTACATACTTTTTCTATTCACCCAGAATCCAATCATAAAAGAGTCGGAGTTAGAAAGTCTGGGACATAGGAAATCTACTGCAAAAACAGTTCTTCGTAACATAGCAGTTGAAAGACCATATTGTAAAGATTGGAAGTTCGTTGAGCCTACAGATGTGTTGTTCATAAAAAATTATCCAGATATCGCCGAGCATCAATGGAACACATGGCAGGCACATGGGAAATCTGTACAAGAAAAACTTATTCCAAAGGCTGGCCTGAAAAGACCGGTTCTATCTGTGCCTTCTGTTGAAGGTTTGGATAGATCAACGCATGAGGCCCGTTCAGCAAGCACATCGATGTCAAAAGAAGCTCGAGAAGCCCTATCAAAGGTTTTGGGAAAGCTCTTCTTAACTCACAAGGTTTGCAGGTTAGTTTGTCCACTGCCATTTTATTGTGAGTAGGTTTTCCAGTGAATTATGATGAATGAACTATAATAGTTGGGCAGGTTTAAATTTAAAGGATATAATAGATTAATAGGTGAGTACATATGTTTGATGGGGTATATGCTGATAGGCACATATGGGTACTTTGGGTTCAAATGTAAGGGGTATAGTAGTACTTTATTTTGGTGGGTGCGGCGGTAAAAAATGCGCAATTCCGTTGAATTGGCCAACACAGGTGTAGGTGGTACTAAGATTTTGAGCAATTATTGTATTGTTGTACCATTTTTCCGTCTTTTTCTCTGTTAGAGAATTTATCTAAATCCAAGCTGTTGATATATAATTTTATACAGCGTGAAATCTTTTTGGTACTGCACTTGATAGTCCCATCGCTCAACTTTGTAGgaaataatattaataactaCCGGTAGTACTTGATAGGAGTTAAAATAAAAATTGTTCATCAACGTCCTTCGGGTGTAACTTTTTCTGTCATTGTCCTGTGGATGTATGACGATGACCTTGATTAACGATAGCAGGAGAAATAATCACTTAAGTTTTGCTTTACCAGTTTCCAGGCAATTCATCAAGGCCTCCGGGATACTGCTGTGTCTATGTCTGTCCTTCCAAAGGTAGGTGCCAAAAATAGTGCTGTAATGGCAGCTGTGAAGAATGTTGTTGATGCCCCTATCGAAGAGCTCCAGGCTATCATAAATGAATATGCTATTAATGTTCATGGTCTGTATGTGTTAAAGTCATCCTCAGAGCACCCAGAATTGAATCCATTAAGGTAGTAATTTCATTTTATTCTCTCCACTGCCCTTGGGTTTGTTTTTCTTTGAGGAATTTCACACACACTTTTTGTCACTTTTATCTTTAATAGATCATTGGTTATCTCAGGAAGGGAAGTAGACATATCATGATAAGTAATATAAGAAAATTTATAGACAGGAAGTAAGATGTAATTTGAGGTGATTCTGTGGCCCACATTGGTCTGGACATTATTGGTGTGGGTACAACATGAGTATTATCATCCCTTACAGTTTTCAGAGCCTACCGTATTGTCTGCATTTTAATTAATGTCTCTCTTCTTGGCTGACACCAACACCTACTAACTAGTACTACCATACTTCTGATTCTGATCTATGTAAGAAATTGTGCAGCAAAGCCTTTTTCATTGTTGTTAATGGTTAAATTATATTCATGCCCGTCTCCTTTACTCTGCAGGAATGATATTATTGACTTGTTTCGTGGAAAAGAATCGGGTGCAGCGCTTAGGAAAGGTGAAATCATGGAAGCCTCCAAGAATAAACCTGTCACAACAAGTGAATTTCAGAAGGTCAGTGGCTCCCCTCCCTTTTTAAAAAATGTGCACTGCTTTCATTTAGACAGGCCTAGAAGAAGGATTTTTTTAGTGATACATTCTTATTATCAGGTAACTGCCTCCCTTAGGTGAAGGATGGCCATTTAGTAAATTTAACACGAAACGGACCCTCCCCTTAACCACCACCAGCGAAAAATAACCATGAACTTGTTTGGTTCAAGTTTTCCTAGAACTTGGCAGTTTTATTGTTAATATTCTCCTCTGTATCATACTTCATCATTTTACAATTTGATTCTTTGTGAAGAATTCCTCATTTAGGTGATGACAACAACAATGAGAGCCTTAATCCTggaatgatttggggtcggctcaCATCAGTCATCGACtggttaaataaataaataaaagaaaagagagGAAATAAGAAAAGGGCTAAAAGAAAAGGGAAACACGTAAAACACTAACCTATGAGAGTCATAAAAAAGTTGATTTTTTTTCAAAAGAAATTTAGAGAAgagaaaaacaataaaataaataagtaaaggGCAGCCTAGTGCAGGATGGCGTTCCCGCAAGGGTCCGGGGAAAGGTTCCCACCATAAGGGTGTAATAGAAGAAAGCCTtcccttgccattttggcaagagacCGTTCCAAggacttgaacccgtgacctcTTGGTCACATGACAATACCTTAACTAGTGCGCCGAGGCTCCCCTTCTCATAAGAGAAAAACAATGGATAGAAATAAAaaaaagggttatttcataacaataatccatcctattggtggtctgcaataatcaccCCATCCTATCAACaatcccaattaaatccatcctaagcaccataccttctaataacgaacaaGCTGATAGTTTTTgaagtttatgttggaatatttgatagtttatggacaacctagctggtatatgtgaagtttatgtgtaatattttcaagtgatgaatcaagAATTTGGTTGatttgatacacataaacatcacaaaatatcagctggttcgttattagaaggtatgatgtttaggttggatttaattcgGATTATTGAGTGATTATTGCAGACTACCAATagtatggattattgttatgaaataaccctaaaaaaAATCCAAATCAACTCATGAAAAAGTCATTCAAATATTGAGAAGGGTAAAAGTTTGTGAAGTCTAAAATATGTAGTAACTTAAATAACATTTTGAATAATTctattattaaataaataagaaTAAAACTGTCACCTGCCACTATTCTTTCCTCCCATACATATTGCCTTCTCCATCGTCATATTTACTCTAATTTCAAGGAACATCATATTGTTTTCATTCGCCTTTATTCATATTTTCTTGCCTTCCTCCACCCCTAGAATCTTATTCCTCTTTATCATTTTATTTGTTCCC
It includes:
- the LOC141591865 gene encoding uncharacterized protein LOC141591865; the encoded protein is MDLDDDFDKPSQPARPSKFKPKSKKQPAKLETKVEPLSTEAEAAAAAVAVTVKKEVEVQPEVAVVEKMDVDEVVSTAAYGGGGGVELKEEESKIGGGAMKEDVAAEEEEDYVVAEYDVYYTPPSPDSQLYVMQYPLRPSWRPYDLEQRCTEVRMKPTTSEMEVDLTMDMESDNYDRDSPLADKMKKQTLSSSGKSPQAATYAVGLLKGKKLYLNPVEAVVQLRPSMKYFDSVDLKKKNANTAVKGEGKQDQNEEVEPWISLNYHSPATDLAQTYLRKMVTKESSTLQFSMNPYDYLNSLCPGAVVNKTESNGISRRSLLPLPLEERLKKLILEGPHVQRFNVIKHVAPDVSAEDVLKIVQQHANLVQGVWVSKSHDRCNTGLEKLCRDYILFLFTQNPIIKESELESLGHRKSTAKTVLRNIAVERPYCKDWKFVEPTDVLFIKNYPDIAEHQWNTWQAHGKSVQEKLIPKAGLKRPVLSVPSVEGLDRSTHEARSASTSMSKEAREALSKVLGKLFLTHKVCSFQAIHQGLRDTAVSMSVLPKVGAKNSAVMAAVKNVVDAPIEELQAIINEYAINVHGLYVLKSSSEHPELNPLRNDIIDLFRGKESGAALRKGEIMEASKNKPVTTSEFQKVINEYCVSKGGAWVLKSGDGISSNDWQSIFKAAKLL